One stretch of Salvelinus sp. IW2-2015 unplaced genomic scaffold, ASM291031v2 Un_scaffold16326, whole genome shotgun sequence DNA includes these proteins:
- the ncmap gene encoding noncompact myelin-associated protein isoform X1, producing the protein MGTLRILLKMTSTVSPVTNFTTVFSNATITTKSNEQILTQSSGAMIAVIVIGIIILLTILLVILRTYNRRTHASRVLGTGSKGPPRQKMSSSTVQTSMPLGNSVSGSFALSSSMSENGFRLPRVELNSLDQNNLEQQSRISDSTVVTIHDTPSLGNT; encoded by the exons GATATTGTTGAAGATGACTTCAACTGTCTCACCTGTGACCAACTTCACTACAGTATTCTCCAATGCCacgatcaccaccaaatccaatgAACAAATACTCACTCAGA GTTCAGGGGCTATGATTGCTGTCATTGTCATTGGGATCATTATCCTTCTAACCATACTGCTTGTCATCCTGAGGACATACAACAG GCGGACACATGCGTCCAGAGTGCTGGGTACAGGCTCCAAAGGGCCACCTCGACAGAAGATGTCCTCTTCCACAGTGCAGACCAGCATGCCCTTGGGGAACTCTGTGTCTGGGAGCTTTGCGCTGTCAAGTAGTATGTCCGAAAATGGATTCCGGCTGCCCCGAGTGGAACTAAACAGCCTGGACCAAAACAACTTGGAGCAACAAAGCAGAATCAGCGATTCGACAGTAGTCACCATACATGATACTCCATCACTAGGGAATACATAG
- the ncmap gene encoding noncompact myelin-associated protein isoform X2, with product MTSTVSPVTNFTTVFSNATITTKSNEQILTQSSGAMIAVIVIGIIILLTILLVILRTYNRRTHASRVLGTGSKGPPRQKMSSSTVQTSMPLGNSVSGSFALSSSMSENGFRLPRVELNSLDQNNLEQQSRISDSTVVTIHDTPSLGNT from the exons ATGACTTCAACTGTCTCACCTGTGACCAACTTCACTACAGTATTCTCCAATGCCacgatcaccaccaaatccaatgAACAAATACTCACTCAGA GTTCAGGGGCTATGATTGCTGTCATTGTCATTGGGATCATTATCCTTCTAACCATACTGCTTGTCATCCTGAGGACATACAACAG GCGGACACATGCGTCCAGAGTGCTGGGTACAGGCTCCAAAGGGCCACCTCGACAGAAGATGTCCTCTTCCACAGTGCAGACCAGCATGCCCTTGGGGAACTCTGTGTCTGGGAGCTTTGCGCTGTCAAGTAGTATGTCCGAAAATGGATTCCGGCTGCCCCGAGTGGAACTAAACAGCCTGGACCAAAACAACTTGGAGCAACAAAGCAGAATCAGCGATTCGACAGTAGTCACCATACATGATACTCCATCACTAGGGAATACATAG